Within Populus trichocarpa isolate Nisqually-1 chromosome 6, P.trichocarpa_v4.1, whole genome shotgun sequence, the genomic segment ataaattatgaaatccagtttccaaaatcaatttaatgttaaaagatgagattaaaaaataaattgattaaaaaacatataaaaccaCGAGTTAGCCTGAGTTAATTTACAAACTCGTAACTtgattcataaaattaagattatttcatagaaaaaaattaaaataaattatgaagatcaattcaaaattaattcaatattaaaaaataaaataaaaaataaacaataaaaaataaaaaactaaaatactgttaattcaaaattaactcaatattaaaaataaataaacaataaataataaagaataaaaaactaaaatactgttataataaataatgttttgtaaGCGGATGATAATAGATTGTAGTTTGTAAATCAAATTGAATGTGAGCTTCTTTCGAGGACAAGACAATTACGAATTTCTTTTCACGTTGATGTGTTCAATCAAGCTAGaatttattttggaaaatatcaccattcaataaattttttgatacaCTAagcacaatttaaaaataatattttaaaaaataatatattctcaATGTAACCCAATAGATTGTGCGGTTGGAAAcaaggcaatttttttttttttttttgagattgtgCTTTTCCAAAGAACataatctcaaaaaaatttacaaaaattatgaAGGTTGCATTATTCGGTAATAGTGCAACTTTCACAAGACAAATGAATGTTCAAATTTCGAACATTCaactcacaatttttttttatataatttaaaaccaaataatacaaaatatataccTGATGATTTGAGACTCCatctaaatcaaatttaaaattaaaccgatCAAGGATTTGATCggtttagatttaattaaaaatcgaTTAACCTATTTAACTCGGTCCAATCTCAACATGTTAACTATGAGatatgtaaaaagaaaagaagaattatAACATTTTCCCCCGGTCCTATCAAGttgttttaatgaaataataaatcaactgttcaaatttttttatatattttatagttaattgTTGGGATAAATCAATGGGGTTTCGGGTCAAGTTTTGAGTTGCTTGAATATAAAATTTGGTTCTGTTCTCGAGTTACTCAACAttggtttgtttttaaaatgtataaaaacGTTGAGGGTTTGATGTGCAGATTTTAGACAAATGCATGTTATCAATGTTACCGAcaacattttcattcatttgtcaTGTGAAGCAAGGTtgtgttattattaatatatagtGCAACTTtcacaactatatatatatatatatatatatatatatatatatatatatatatatatatatattttagtttaatgtgagtgttcgggtcagcttgcgtgtacctcgactaatcccacgggccctgaagttaacgaccatgtaagcctccagtggccatcatatgagcaaccacagggctcgaacctgagaccacagaggtagcaaacctcttgatccaaagctcttaccactggaccaccacctagataattatatgtttttattattgaggTCATGCTGTTGGGAACAATAgtacaatatcaaaaaaattatgtgctGTTTTTTATAGGATAACATGaacattttgttaaaaaattatcattggaTTGCGTTGTATTTAATTAGAAGGTATTTGATAGGGAGTTTTAAcctgtttttcattaaaatttaaatattttttttttaaattattattttttgatattttaaatcattttaatatactatgtcagttatatttttaaaaaattatttttttaaataaaaaatatattacaaaacaATCACTACAATATTTTCGACATATTTGAtaatacaatttatatataaacttgtactacttttttaaatactgccaaaacttattttgaattgtgctattaaaaaaaaatgaattctagGAGCTAAGATTGAAAACATATCTGTAAGACTGTAACTACGTACAGTTAGTTGGATGTGAATAATGTCATTgtgttaagaaattaattattaattaacaaaattcaaACTGAAACCTGAAACAGAAACTTGGTATGGAATCAAACCTTAATTTTCTTATCAATAGGAACAACTCCCAGGAGACAGTTGCAAGTGTTTCTTAAGTTGTATAACCTTCGTGTTTATATATGGAAACATTCAGATTCTTGAAAGCCTCTCACACCtacaacaaagaagaaaagaaaagaaagtagttCGTTAAAACGTGCGACCTTATCCTGAAGTAAAGTGAACCAACCATAGACGCATTGTCCTCGTGAATACTTGACCATTAGGTTTACCTTACCTTcccatataatttaaataataattgtttgcTTCTCAAGTCTGAACTTCCACCATCCCTAGCAAGCTTCTGTGCAAAATACACACATCAACTCCACTTCTCCTCCCCCCTCTTCTTGTGCACAAGCAGAATCATCCTCTTCGCTGATCTTGAGTGCTGTAAGTTTCTCTTTATCTCGTAGTACGTAGTAGCAGCTGAGACTGCGATGCAAAGGAAAACATGCAACTTTGTCTTaatgcttttgattttctttgtatatatgtgtgtgtgtgtgtgtgtgtgtgtgtgtgtgtgtgtgtgtttagctatatatatatttttcctatttttgtttcatcttttctgttcttttcatTCTTCCCGGTCAGAAATAACTTTTCTGGAGTGCGGTGCAACACTGATAATAAAGAGAACAAAGAAAATTGATCAAGTCGCATACGTTTCGGAGGAAATAAGGTGAGAATAACAAAATCTTTTGCATTTCTTTTAGTGTTTGGGAGTTGAACACATTTTTGTAGTCTAGGTGTAGTTGCTTTTTACTATAACTTCTCTAACGTGTTGTATGCTTTTGCATGGTTACAAAGTTTCCACTGATTATGTAAACAATATATCAGAAACGAAATATTTATTGAGGTAAGAATATGGCCAGCGAACTACTAGCCAAGAACCAGGCCTTCTCATGCCATCTTGTATTTGATGCTTGAGAGTAAATCTTCAGAAAATACCCTCCATTTAGTGTACGGATTCACTTTGTtataatctcttttcttttctgactTCAGTACTTCGcatcttaaaattaaaacttttggtGATTCCTTTGAAAAACTATTTGACACACATTTCTATCAGATATAACTTAaatcgtgtgtgtgtgtatgtttaTGCTCGGGCATTAATACTCAGTATTTAAAAAATGGGGGAAacaagaactatatatatatcgcAATCTCATCAGTCCCCTAGCAAAAACTAAAGGACCTCTAGTCAATTTTACTTTCAAAGTATTTCATGCCTCATGTATGTTATTGTTTTCACTAAATTAAGCAAGCATActttattgtttggtttttcTGGAGAATCTTTGTGGTATTATTGGGTATGTGCGTGTCAATGTTGTTCATGAAATTCTCCTATGTTAAGCCAAGTAAGCAACCTCCTGTCTCAATGGAACTGCAGCCTGCTAAGACCTCTATACATTTAGCAAACTCACGGTGCAAGGAACTAGTGACTTGCTTAGGATATCAAGAGTTCTATCTCATTAACCTAATACTAGATCGATTAGCTTCATATTATCAGTTAATTAATAACTTGTATCAAATGATGTTAGTGTTAGCTTTATCCTGATCATATCAGAGGTATACTTTGTATCAGAGGTATACATATATATGTATCAGTATTGAGAAGTACTCACCAGTTTGCCTGAGTGAAAACGAAAACCCGTCTTCTATCATGCTTTCCTATAATATGAGTAACTTATTTGTAGAGAACAAAGATATGAACTtactgttatttatttatttaaatatcatgcAGAGAGATTGGATCGGAGAGGCTCGCTTTCGTATTCTCAATAATAGATCAAAGCAACCATGCAAAGCTCTTCAGAGAAAAGACCAGGCATCTACACTTACATAGCTCAGTGGCCTATATATTCACTAGCCTGGTCGGTTCGACAGGACAAAAAATCACGTCTTGCCATAGGAAGTTTCCTTGAAGACTATAGCAACAAGGTGGAAATTGTTCAATTCAACCGCGACACTTCTGATTTCACCACTGATAGCCGCCTAATCTTCGACCACCCTTATTCACCTACAAACCTCATGTTCTTCCCCTCCGAGGATGCTGCAAATCCTGATATCATCGCTACCTCCGGAGACTACTTGCGCATATGGCAAATTCATGATGACCGAATCGAGTTGAAGTCTCTCCTTAATGGCAATAAGAGTAGTGAATTCAGTTCTGCCATAACTTCATTTGACTGGGCTGATTTCGATGTTCATCGTGTGGCCACTTCTAGTGTCGATACCACTTGTGTGATTTGGGACATAGAGAAGGAAGTTATAGACGCTCAATTAGTTGCACATGATAAAGAAGTGTTTGATATTTCATGGGGTTCATTCAATATTTTCGCATCAGTGTCGGGTGATGGCTCGGTTAGAGTTTTCGATCTAAGGAACAAAGACAGATCaacaataatttatgaaaatacaatGCAAGACTGTCCTTTGCTAAGGCTAGAGTGGAACAAAAGAGACCCGAGATTTATAGCCACAGTTGGCATGGACAGTAATAAGGTTGTTATTCTGGACATTCGCTTTCCTACAACTCCTTTAATGGAGCTATGTAAGCATAAGGCAAGTGTGAATGCTATATCTTGGTCTCCATGCACCGGAAGGCAGATATGCTCGGTAGGTGATGATTCAAGGGCTTTGTTATGGGAAGTGGTTAGCAAGGCCGGAGTGCGACCAGAATACAGCGGTGCTGGCGCTAATAGCCAAGTGGAACCTGAAATGTGGTATGGATCAATGGCGGCGATCAATAATGTGAGGTGGTCACCTGTGGAGTTGGATTGGATTGCTATTGCTTTTTTTAGCAAGTTACAACTCCTGAAGGTCTAAGACATTGCTGCGGCATCGATCGTAGCTTAAAATGCAAGTGATGGAATTGTACTCATttaaagggggaaaaaaaaacgagcGAGGGCGTCCTTCTATATCTAGAAAGAAAGGgtaattatcttaaaaaaaaaagaaaagtaaaagaaatgcCACCATTTCTTTGTGAGAGTCTGCACCCAAACTTCAATATAGTTGAGTGGGTAAATAAGAAAACAGTCACATGCGGGGGGTTAGATTATATGAGAGTGGTTGCTCATGAACGTGGTGGTAGGTGGAAAGGGAAAACACACAAACTGGATAGGTCCCGCTGGTGACCCATCACTGTACGAGCATACGAGGTCGGAAAACTGCCTTTTCCATCCTTGTACTTGTTAAAGTGTTGACTGTAAATCTAGCATTATGTATTGTCGTTTCATTAAAGTTGGAGTATGAGTCTCTATTATAGGATTATTGTAGGGGATTATAACCCAAGTTCCCATATCGCACActgctaaaaaagaaaagaaaaaagaggggtCATTATCTTCGGATTTTAGTAATAGAATAATTCAGATGATGATTTAGCAATCAACTAACAACAAATtatgtatatattaaaattttaatattaagatattttgtTTCTAAATCCATtactaaaaaagaataaataaattttattttaaaaataatatattaaaaatcagcAATAAAATTTCCATTAacattatagtaaaaaaattgcAGCGAAAAATccattacaaaaagaaaagaagattagAACTACTCTTTTATGGAAAGAAGATGAAATATTATTGcgagttaataattaattagtgcATGCATACTTAAAAATCAagtcttatttatattttcagtgATCTTACAcatgaaaaaactattaaaatttagtttttttttccgtaGGTAAATTCGttgctatttagcgaatttctagtagtgtttaaaataaaatatgagtttttctttatcttctgtTTTTGCATTTCAGCAATTATACATGTAAAGTGGCCTTTTACTTCCAAAAATATAGTTATTGTAGTTTGGtttatacaaattaataaaatgttaatataccattgttttggtttttttttttttgttttcaaatctgAATATCATAGAGAAACACAAGCATTATGGTGTCAACATTTTGCATCTCTTGTTATGGTTCCATATGTTACCTTACAGAGTTGTTAGCCTGTAAATATACTAAATGATTATGGGAGTGTCTTAAGTCTCAAATGTTTTCGTGTTTATGTAATAGTATTGCAAAATGACTAGTTGTCTTTTAGATTTAAATGAATGAAAACGatggttttttttggtttgtttaatGTTAAAATCAAAGGTATATATACTTCATTGCTTCTAGTCTATGCGGTTCCTTtctcttgaatttgttttggcAATTGTTATCATACTTGGTCTATCTCGGCAGCTCAACTTAGAATTTAGGTAATTCATGGATTTGAACgggtttattttattcaaaactcGGGTTTGTAATGGGCTCGGAAAAAATTCAGTAaagatcttgtttttttttaatatgttttttcttttagttagagactttttttattatttttttcggtTGGTTACTAATCCATTTCAaaatttactatataaatactatacaaatattttattttttcaatatgagatttgaagtcctttagtatatatactctataacacaaaaagaaagttatgttttttcaatgtggaataaaaaatctttctagtttaaatacttcaacttaaaaaaataaaatagtatcttttcaatatgagataaaaaaaactatttgaaataatcttttaaacttcattatttacaacatgaaTAGTTTATATccacatggattgtttcttaattttttcatatgaaatattaaaaacttaattttttttttaattttttcaggtcAACATGTATAACTTGGACCCGGTTCCTTGACCGGTCAACCCTCGAGTcagattttataactataattcCATTCCAGGATTGAttcaaaatgagagaaaaaaaaaaaaaaaaagacagaagacATATATAATAAAGAAAGACTTAGTTTAAGACAGATTATATTTTCAAGGTCCAGACTTGACCTCTAATTTGTATGTCATTATATGTATTGATTGGCTGGGCCAGCCAATTGATAGTTGTTATTACGGTCATCCCCAGAAAATAGAGAGCATCCAAGAACTGAATTGAAaaccactctctctctttcccttcactctgtttctttcattttctcagCAGCTAAATAGCTCAGAGTAGAAACTCTTACTTCTATATATCGTCGATGCTCAATATATTGTCGTTAATGGTACTGATAATTGGACGTAAATATACGATTTCTTCAGAAAACTACAAACAAAATTTGAACCTGAGAACTTTTGCAAAACGATTATTCTTCTTATCTGAGGTTCGATCATGTCGAGTCTCGCGCGCTGCTGGTTTTTGTTAGATTAATatgttagtgtttttatttgtagAAAACAAATACACAAAACCTCCAATATACAAACAAATCCCtgaaatatcattaaaatttaaatgaataaataattagtttagTGTAAtactatttctatatatatttgtagAACTTGAAATAACACTCTGAAATATGTTGAAAAGATTGTGGTAGAACTTGAAATAACTCATTTAAGGAGAActtgaaaaaacttgaaatatgttgaaaatatgtTATTAGAAGATGTAcctgatctttaaatataaattaattagttgttgaattaataataaattaaattatttaatttatttaattataataataatttatattgggGCCAACATATTaagaacctaatgggtcacacatattaagaaccattagttaaaaattaaactggGATAATTTAactaagtatgacttgattaaaatatattttagaaattaagaactagaatataattaatacatagattatatttctagacctagaaaaatcaagtaaggactaggttgagttaatttctaaaattatcctgaattaatatatggatattattcaggtgataaattaatattttgtcaatttatagggttttttagatttttctataaatagtaagttatgtttcatatttttagtGGTTGTCTATTAGACAGAAAAAATCACGTGAATAAAAAGCTAACACTCTAGGCATATAAATCTCtctttcctaaatagagatttagaatatttttcaatgGTGGTTCATGTGAATTACCATTGGATACTGGATAATTAGACAACTTGTGGTTTGCGATAATctaacctttaaaaaattattcaaagtcAAAGAAgattttcaagtaataaatccctaaataactctagatctgtctaactaaattttaaaaactctcgaataattttgttttattatttttatcgtATGATATTCAAAAACCCAACAAGATTTGGTGTTGGAGCTAAGAAATGATTAGCTATTTAGCTACACCAATGGTTGCTGTTTCTGTGTTGCAGTACCTACTGCACGCTGTGCCTGTGATAATTGTAGGACACCCTGGTCAGCTTGCCCTCTCTGTTGTTGCCATCGCCACCTCCATCACCAAAGTTATTTGTATCATGAAAACAATATTAGTCGACCGAAGTATCGAATACCCATCCAATTCATGCCGTTAAGGGGATCGAGAAAGAATGAGACTTGAATTTCCTATAGACATTCAAATTCTTACAGGAGTCCTTGAGAAAAAGATGTTCTCATCATTAAACTATATGACAGGAACACAAGTAGGGAAATATTAGGATTTCATGGCAGGAAAAGATCATGAGATTAAGGATCCATTCTCTCGCACAAGCTTAAGTTTTGTTGTAACTAAGCGAGCCACTGCTTGATTATTAAACACAGTACCATAATCCTTACTGTTAATTCCCTTTCGTCATTGAAGACGTTGCTTAACCATCCATTCTGATGCAGAGTGAGAATAAGTGCAGCTCTTTGCAGATGTTCTTGAGTCCGTGCCTTGAATACACAGAGCTCTCTTACCGATAGTGGGATTTTCAGGCTTTATGTGCAAGATCTTCTGTTGATTCCAAATTCTAGAACAATTCAATTATTCAACTTCATCTGTTCTTGGGCGTTGCATCTTTCCGAATAGATAAAGTTTATTTACAAGGGTTTATCCTTCACCGAACAAATATATTAaccaaataaaacttatattaaaccCAGCCTGCACAAAGGCGCGGGCCTTATTActagtataataataaaatatatacaattCTAACCAATGATTAAGACACATAGCTtatttatttgtcaattttaacCAATGATTTTTTGCCATGTAGTAGAAAATGAACATATTAAATGAGTCCCTCTAGTCacatatacaaataaaaataaataaattaaaacaccaATACCATGTtacaagaagagaaaacaagagaaacttttaatgaaaaactttAAGTTATCTTtacttaaactaatttaaattataaactttgatttaaaatGTATATTGAATATCTTATATATGATAAGATGTGagagtagaaaaaataattaataaaactatttCTTAAATCAGATTAATTCACTTCAATGTCCTTTGAGTTTTTCAAAAGTTTATGATAATATAGAAGTTGAATTATGGATTATTTTGGCCTttactatttttcaattcaatctatATAAAACggataaaatagtatttttttaaaataaaaaataactaagaatttaattttgatacgcatcaagaaaataattatattatgttttttttaaaattgcattacttttttatttcagttttaggataggatttttgaaaaattcaatataaaaaaacaacctaaataatgataccaaataaaaaaaaagttcacaaACACAAAATAGTATACATATCcccatgtcaaaaaaaaatataaaaagatggaTACTAACAATCAAGTGTTTTAAACTATCTAGTAGGTGACTTaatgataagagtttgggactaagaggtttgctcccctATGATTTTAAGTTTAAGCcttgtggttgttaatatgatggtcactggaggtttacatggtcattaacttcgaGATCTAttggattagtcgagatacacgcaagctAACTCAAatacccacattaaaaaaatatacataaaattaatttttacgttattataaaatgaaatattgaGTTACCTTCCACACCATTATCAcaaataactatataaataacTCACTCCAAATTATAAAAGTAGTAGCAGAGTGAAAGGCTATAGCAATTAATGCAAATTAAAAGAGAtacataaagattaaaaaaaaatataaatccatTCGATGTGATTTCTAATGATGTgatttctaatatatattatatattgatattaaatattttttaaaatatttttaaataaaaattactataaaaaacaactattatccTCCTTTTAAACACcgaaacaaaaatctaaaacaagtagtttatttatttatttacttgtaaCTTTCTGCCCTCCCTCTCGTAACAAGAAAACCGAACTTTATTACTTCTAGTCTTTCTAAAGCAAGTCGTTCTGTTCATACACAACAGAAAAAACTCGATCTTTACCAAACCGAAGCTTCGTTCTTGTTTAACGAAATGGCCATGACAGTTGAAGGTACGGCTTAACAATTTTTTTGCTGCTTCGATCTCTTTAATCGCCCTATTATTTGTTACTTCTTCGAATGCTAAATCAATTTTACTGTTGTTTTCACCGtacctttaaaattaaacttttcttGAAAGAAATTGCATGTCGaattatcaattttgtttttttagtttggtttggtttctaaGGTTTGGACTCGATAAGTGTGgaatttgagggtttttttagaaaaagatttTGTGGGGTTCTTtcaaaatttgatctttaatgATGGATTGATTAATTGATCGAGCCCATTACATAAAGGTGCTTAGATTGATATGTTGcgataattttaacaatttgcAGCATGATTAATGTTTATAGGGCAACAGTTAGTGTTGTTAGCTGTGCAGTCTAGGCTATTTTGCGGATTTGGAGATTAACTTTCTAATAAGGTTTAGTGTTTGTTCATAAATCGCAGTTTTGCTACATGTTTTAATGCGTGGAATTGTGTTTATCAGCTGTTGttagatcattttaaaataattttgggagctcactattttattttatttcctttttttctggTTTCGTGCGTTGCTGATTTGGGTTCAATGGAATGGTTCCTGTTGTCTGCAGTGTAAGTTTCGAAGTTCATTCTGTAATCTTAGCTTGTCTTGGGTACATGGTGAGATtgcttataatttgattttgttgaatttcAGGCTTGCTGGTCTTGCTTTTATGTTTTCGGCTAGCATTCTGCTACAGATATTGGTATGCATCCAGTAACACTGGTTGTGTTGTGGCACTTTTCTCTAACTGCTGTTTATAcgtattttatttcatgaattatatatatctaGCATGCAATGTGATTTATAAATGCTTTCTGctggttttttcatttcttactCTCAATACTTATAATAGAAGAGATATTTAGGTGCAGAAACTAATCTTTTGCTATTTCTACTCCTTGTGCCTCCttttggctctttttttttttttatggccaatttttttttaggataataAGACAAGGAAGAGATCACATACTTGTCTGCAAAATGTAGTCATTATCTTTAATGAGTTAGAACATCCTAGGCTATGTTTTTTTCTGTGCAGAATAGAGGTATTAAATCCTATTTTAGATTAATCTGAATATAGGATGATGATTGATTCTATTCTGACATTTAGAATGACTAGAAATCAATTGATGAAACAAGGCAACTATCACCCGTTTTCTTAGTCAATTCAATATAGGATGATGATTGATTCTATTATGACATTTAGAATGACTAGAAATCAATTGATGACACAAGGCAACTATCACCCGTTTTCTTAGTCAATTCAATATAGGATGATGATTGATTCTATTCTGACATATAGAATGACTAGAAATCAATTTGATGAAACAAGGCAACTATCACCTGTTTTCTTAGTCAATTTCCAACCTTAACCATATAGAGTTTACATGTTAACCACGTTAAGAGAATAGAGAATCCAAGATTTGCCTGCCTCGTTTAGCTGTGACTGCATAGATCTCATGACAATCATAGCTCTATTACCAGTTGAggagaaattgaagtttcttATTGAAAAGCCACAGCAGGGGCCAACAAAACTGTATCTAATTATCTAGTCTCTAGCAAATATGAAAAGAGGACTGGACAGAGGATTGTTATATTTTGATATGGAATTGTGAGTGATCAAGAAGAAGTTAACTATTATGAAGCTATTATGAATCAAGCCGGGATTGTTCACGAAGTAATATTGGGCAAGGTGGCTTTTGGAGTATGTGGAAATGTCAAActtttcaataagaaaatgaaatttcttATTGGA encodes:
- the LOC7466021 gene encoding WD repeat-containing protein LWD1; translated protein: MQSSSEKRPGIYTYIAQWPIYSLAWSVRQDKKSRLAIGSFLEDYSNKVEIVQFNRDTSDFTTDSRLIFDHPYSPTNLMFFPSEDAANPDIIATSGDYLRIWQIHDDRIELKSLLNGNKSSEFSSAITSFDWADFDVHRVATSSVDTTCVIWDIEKEVIDAQLVAHDKEVFDISWGSFNIFASVSGDGSVRVFDLRNKDRSTIIYENTMQDCPLLRLEWNKRDPRFIATVGMDSNKVVILDIRFPTTPLMELCKHKASVNAISWSPCTGRQICSVGDDSRALLWEVVSKAGVRPEYSGAGANSQVEPEMWYGSMAAINNVRWSPVELDWIAIAFFSKLQLLKV